The proteins below are encoded in one region of Aquisphaera giovannonii:
- a CDS encoding DCC1-like thiol-disulfide oxidoreductase family protein — protein MRRIVSDLAAYLRALSSAARRGWDAFFFAPADPTPLGLVRIATALLAAWSLFVLGLDLDAYLGSHGWADPAAIRGPQLERQPWAWSFWFLVPDAMLRPAWIACLATYLLLAAGLFSRVTAVLGWIIYVSTVRRVPIALFGFDQVISTLLFYLMIAGASGQAVSLDRFFRRWRDARAVAASKAFAAGIGRLVAPRIPAVPAPTVSAGVSLRLIQLHLVFIYLMAGLAKLQGPSWWNGMALWGTMMAGEFVTRDFSGLADWPYVINALTHASLALELLYPVLIWVGVLRPLMIAGAVALHLGIAFVAPGLTEFGLAMIAANLAFSSGAWLRSLVAGRPDAQPALRVLFDGQCPRCRATMAGLTAADPDRVLEPIDLNAVEPSSVHPSLTKDACMASMHAVRPSGRVYAGFDAMRAIAGCLPIAWPLAAIGRLPGVAVVGRKVYNRIAASRPRDVPCTDEACALPGRGQSALSGERDRDPREPSRPARIPAEEMQPR, from the coding sequence GTGCGACGGATCGTGAGCGACCTGGCGGCCTACCTGCGGGCGCTGTCCTCGGCCGCTCGCCGCGGCTGGGACGCCTTCTTCTTCGCCCCGGCGGACCCGACCCCCCTGGGCCTGGTGCGGATCGCCACCGCCCTGCTGGCCGCGTGGAGCCTGTTCGTCCTCGGGCTGGACCTGGACGCCTACCTCGGCTCCCACGGCTGGGCGGACCCGGCCGCGATCCGCGGGCCCCAGCTCGAACGCCAGCCGTGGGCGTGGTCGTTCTGGTTCCTCGTCCCCGACGCGATGCTGCGCCCGGCCTGGATCGCCTGCCTCGCGACCTACCTGCTCCTGGCCGCGGGGCTGTTCAGCCGGGTGACGGCGGTCCTCGGGTGGATCATCTACGTCTCCACCGTGCGGCGGGTGCCGATCGCGCTCTTCGGCTTCGACCAGGTGATCTCCACCCTGCTCTTCTACCTGATGATCGCCGGCGCCAGCGGGCAGGCCGTCTCGCTCGACCGGTTCTTCCGACGCTGGCGGGACGCCCGGGCGGTGGCGGCCTCGAAGGCCTTCGCCGCCGGCATCGGCCGGCTCGTCGCGCCGAGGATCCCGGCGGTGCCGGCCCCGACCGTGTCGGCCGGCGTCTCGCTCCGGCTGATCCAGCTCCACCTGGTGTTCATCTACCTGATGGCGGGGCTGGCCAAGCTCCAGGGGCCCTCGTGGTGGAACGGCATGGCGCTCTGGGGCACGATGATGGCCGGGGAGTTCGTCACCCGGGACTTCTCCGGCCTGGCCGACTGGCCGTACGTCATCAACGCCCTGACGCACGCGAGCCTCGCGCTCGAGCTGCTCTACCCGGTGCTCATCTGGGTGGGCGTGCTCCGGCCGCTCATGATCGCCGGGGCCGTCGCGCTGCACCTGGGGATCGCCTTCGTGGCGCCCGGCCTGACCGAGTTCGGCCTGGCGATGATCGCCGCGAATCTCGCCTTCTCCTCCGGGGCCTGGCTGCGGAGCCTGGTCGCGGGTCGCCCGGACGCGCAGCCCGCGCTGCGGGTCCTCTTCGACGGCCAGTGCCCGCGCTGCCGGGCCACCATGGCGGGGCTGACCGCCGCGGACCCGGACCGCGTGCTGGAGCCGATCGACCTCAACGCCGTGGAGCCGTCCTCGGTCCATCCGTCGCTCACGAAGGACGCCTGCATGGCCTCGATGCACGCCGTCCGCCCGTCGGGCCGGGTGTATGCCGGATTCGACGCCATGCGTGCGATCGCCGGATGCCTCCCGATCGCCTGGCCGTTGGCCGCGATCGGCCGGCTGCCGGGGGTCGCCGTCGTCGGGAGAAAGGTTTACAATCGGATTGCCGCCTCGCGCCCCCGGGACGTCCCCTGCACGGACGAAGCCTGCGCGCTGCCGGGGCGGGGCCAGTCCGCCCTCTCAGGTGAACGCGACCGAGATCCCCGGGAGCCTTCCCGCCCGGCCAGGATTCCTGCCGAGGAGATGCAGCCGCGATGA
- a CDS encoding M20/M25/M40 family metallo-hydrolase, giving the protein MIRLRGVSWCALGAAFLVSSPPAALAQEPGPAAKESEPPAAIRSITGKEIGGHLRFLASDLMRGRDTASPESRLAGQYLASHLFAAGAEPMGEPEDGKPSYFQTIPLESVTPLEQGTELVLTLERNGSKQVIPCKLGGDFFLYPRGLVAGEIEAPVVFAGYGRSRSDPGADDYEGLDVRGKIALVYDGQPGEGPKSDGHAPAFNPFAKGQAARKNGAVAVLLIRPPGREWPAAARTLDARGMGFDRPSMRLASSPSEIPVIGLTDPVRDVLVAGLGLTADSKPRAPDGLGARFGFAARREVKTDRNVVGLFPGSDPEKKKEVVVFSAHYDHVGVDEKGEIFNGSDDNASGTSSLLEIAEAFGQAPRPSRSVAFLWVSGEEKGLLGSQWFAGHMTLPEGYKVVADINLDMVSRNDPHRIGVTPSPRHDEYNALVPAAQRLCKAEGLELVFDADEYFHRTDSASFAHKGVPVIFFFAGVHEDYHRPTDDVEKADVEKAARVARAAFRLGWSVATAEKAPTKIKPEEKAAAR; this is encoded by the coding sequence ATGATCCGGTTGCGGGGCGTTTCGTGGTGCGCGCTCGGCGCGGCCTTCCTCGTGTCGTCGCCGCCCGCGGCCCTCGCCCAGGAGCCCGGGCCGGCCGCGAAGGAGTCGGAGCCGCCGGCGGCGATCCGCTCGATCACGGGCAAGGAGATCGGCGGGCACCTGCGGTTCCTCGCGTCGGACCTGATGCGGGGGCGGGACACGGCCTCGCCGGAGTCGAGGCTCGCCGGTCAGTACCTGGCCTCGCACCTGTTCGCCGCCGGCGCCGAGCCGATGGGGGAGCCGGAGGACGGCAAGCCGAGCTACTTCCAGACGATCCCGCTGGAGTCCGTCACGCCCCTGGAGCAGGGGACCGAGCTGGTGCTGACCCTCGAGCGGAACGGCTCGAAGCAGGTCATCCCGTGCAAGCTCGGCGGGGACTTCTTCCTCTACCCGAGGGGCCTGGTGGCCGGGGAGATCGAGGCCCCGGTCGTCTTCGCCGGCTACGGCCGGTCGCGGTCCGATCCCGGGGCGGACGACTACGAGGGGCTGGACGTCCGCGGCAAGATCGCCCTGGTCTACGACGGCCAGCCCGGCGAGGGCCCGAAGTCCGACGGCCACGCCCCGGCGTTCAACCCGTTCGCCAAGGGCCAGGCCGCCCGCAAGAACGGGGCGGTCGCCGTGCTGCTCATCCGGCCGCCCGGACGCGAATGGCCGGCCGCCGCCCGGACGCTGGACGCCCGCGGCATGGGCTTCGACCGGCCGTCCATGCGGCTGGCCTCATCCCCCTCGGAGATCCCCGTCATCGGCCTGACCGATCCCGTCCGCGACGTCCTCGTGGCGGGGCTGGGCCTGACGGCCGACAGCAAGCCCCGGGCACCGGACGGGCTCGGCGCGCGGTTCGGCTTCGCCGCCCGCAGGGAAGTGAAGACCGACCGCAACGTCGTCGGCCTCTTCCCCGGCTCGGACCCGGAGAAGAAGAAGGAGGTCGTCGTCTTCAGCGCCCACTACGACCACGTGGGGGTGGACGAGAAGGGCGAGATCTTCAACGGGTCGGACGACAACGCCTCGGGCACGAGCTCGCTCCTGGAGATCGCGGAGGCCTTCGGGCAGGCCCCGCGCCCGTCGCGGAGCGTGGCGTTCCTCTGGGTCTCCGGAGAGGAGAAGGGCCTGCTCGGCAGCCAGTGGTTCGCCGGCCACATGACCCTGCCGGAGGGCTACAAGGTCGTCGCGGACATCAACCTCGACATGGTCAGCCGCAACGACCCGCACAGGATCGGCGTGACCCCCTCGCCCCGGCACGACGAATACAACGCGCTGGTCCCCGCCGCCCAGCGACTCTGCAAGGCCGAGGGCCTGGAGCTCGTCTTCGACGCGGACGAGTATTTCCACCGGACCGACAGCGCGAGCTTCGCCCACAAGGGCGTGCCCGTCATCTTCTTCTTCGCCGGCGTCCACGAGGACTACCACAGGCCGACGGACGACGTCGAGAAGGCCGACGTCGAGAAGGCCGCCCGCGTCGCCCGCGCCGCGTTCCGGCTGGGATGGTCCGTCGCCACGGCGGAGAAGGCCCCCACCAAGATCAAGCCGGAGGAGAAGGCCGCGGCCCGATAA